AATGAATCCGGTCCCGCAACCCAGCGCGGTGGACAGAGCCTCCATGAACCGTTCCGCCTCGGGCCTACCGTGCCCATAGTTGCGCGATTCGTCGGCGAACAGCTGTTCACGCTCCCAAATGGGATGGCCATCGCGACGCCAATACGCGGCGAAGGACCAACGAGGCAGCGATTCGCCAGGATACCATTTACCCTGGCCGTAGTGAAGCATCGCTCCCTGGGTAAATTGCGTCTTGAGCCGTTTGATCAGCTGGTCACTGAGCAGACGCTTGTTGGGTCCCATCGCCACGGTGTTCCACTCGGCGCCATCGCGATCGTCCACCGAAACGAAAGTGGGTTCCCCGCCCATCGTCAGCCGGCAATCTCCCTGGATCAAACGCTGATCCACTTCCTCCCCCAACTGAACAATCGCCGCCCATTGGTCATCGGTATAGGGCTTTGTCACTCGAGGCGATTCGTAGATCCGCGACACCTTCATCTGGACGTCGAAGACCGCCTCGCACTCATCAACCGCGCCCGAGATCGGCGCCGCGCTTTGGGGATCCGGAGTGGCAGCCAACGGAATATGCCCTTCCCCCGCCAGCAATCCGGAGGTGGGATCCAATCCAATCCAACCCGCGCCGGGCAGGTAGACCTCGCACCAAGCGTGGAGATCCGTGAAGTCCTGCTCCGGACCACTGGGACCATCCAGGGACTTAACATCGGCCGTCAGCTGAATGAGATAACCGCTGACGAACCGGGCAGCCAGACCGCAATGACGGAACAGTTGGCACAGCAGCCAAGCCGAGTCGCGGCAGGAACCACTGCGGAGCGCAAGGGTTTGCTCGGCGGTTTGAACGCCAGGTTCCAATCGAATCAGATACTTGATGTCCTCCCAAAGCCGACGATTGAATCCCACCAGGAAGTCGATAGTGCGGACGCGTCCCTCCGGGATGGTCACCACCGGAGCCGGATGAGGGGGCGGGGGCAGGATTCCTCCATCGTGATGGATGTCCCCGGGCACTTCGGAATGCGGAACGGGCGTCGCGGGAACGGCGGCTGCGGCCGGTTTGGCTGGCCCGAGCACCGCCTGTCGGACCTCGTCCAGATAGGCTTTGAAATGAGGGGTGAGCGGACACTTGAGCTGGAACGGCTGCAGCTCGTGCTCCAACGCATGATCATATTCGAAAGGAAACGTTTCGGCGTGCGGCTCGAGAAAAAAGTCGAACGGGTTATGCACCGACATCTCCGCCACCAGATCGATTTCCAAGACCAATTCCTCGGTGGGCTCGGGGAACACGAGGCGGGCCAGGTAGTTCGATTGCGGATCCTGCTGCCAGTTGATGAAATGGGTCTTCGGCGAGACCTTCATCGAGTAGCTGAGAATGCGGGTGCGCGAATGAGGCGCGGGACGCAGCCTCACGACCTGTGGGCCGAGATTGACACGGCGGTCGTAGCGGTAGGAGGTCCGGTGGTGCAGAGCGACGTGAATGGACACAATAGTTTAGGGTTACTCAGCTGCGAGGCCGCAGATCTGAGAATGGGGGCGTTAAATCAAGAGACCATGACCTCTGGTCTGGGATAACCACTGGGCTGATGATGTGCTGTGTCTGAAAGCGATCGTGAGTCACGGGTCGCTTCATTCATTGACTCAATCCTCGGCGTGCCAAGGTGGGCGCAACCGCCGACTGACGGGCGAAAAAGGTGTCAAAAACGCTCCCGCCGATCGCATTCACCCGGTTTTGCAGGTCGTCCAAATATTCATGCAGACCTTGATTCAAGATCTCATCGACATTGACATAGGCGAGATCGGAGCTCAGCTGCCCCATCAAGCGCTCGGCATTGTTCTTGAAACTCCCAATGGGAGTTCCCGAGATACGGTGCAGGCTGTCCTGGGCGCAGTTCAGACAGAAGCGAATGGCTCGCGGAAACTCGGAGTCGAGGAGGAGGAAATGCACGATCCCCTTGGGGGAGATTCGACCGTGACGCTTACGATACATCTCAAAGGCGCTCGCCGATCGCAACACCGCCGCCCATTGGATATCGTCAAAGGCAGTACCCACCTCCGCCACCGACCTCAGCAGGATGAAGTACTTCACGTCCAAGATCCGCGAAGTCTTGTCCGCCCGCTCGAGCTTGCGGCCGAGCCGACAGAAATGCCACGGCTCTCCGTGGGTCATCGTGGCTTCGGTGACTCCGGTGAATAGGTGGCTGGAAAGTTTGACCTGGGTGTAGAAGTCATGAGGTGACTCGGTGTGCCGCTCGGACGAAGCGGCATCGTTCACCATCAGGTAAAACTTGTTGAGCTGAAGCCACATTTCCGACGAGATGATCTCGCGCACCGAGCGCGCATTCTCGCGCGCAGAACGCAGACAGGAAATCATCGAGTTAGGATTCTCCCGATCAAACGTCAGAAAATGAATGACGTTGTGCTGGGTCGGCTTGCCATAGCGCTTGGCAAACAGCTCATGGTCACCGGTGGTGTTGACCAACGGCTCCCACTGTTGATCCGCCCCGCTCGGAGCATCGAGCATGAGGTTAAGATTCACATCAATGAACCGCGCAACGTTCTCAGCGCGCTCCACATAGCGGCTCATCCAATAAATCGAGTCAGCAACACGGCTCAGCATGGCGAGGGCACTCCTACCGGAGCTTGGGTTTGCGATTGAGATTGAGATTGAGATTGAGACTGACCTGGTGTTTGCGTTTGGGAGAGCGATTGAGGCTGTCTGGCCACGGGCTCAAGCTCCCCGTCGTCCAAAGGCCGCTCGGCGAGCACCCAGGTGTCCTTGCTTCCTCCACCTTGGGAGGAATTCACCACCAAGGAGCCTTTCTTCAAAGCCACTCGGGTGAGTCCGCCGGGCAACACGAAGATTTCTTTTCCGTAAAGCACATAGGGCCGCAAATCTACATGTCGGCCTTCTAAATGATCTCCCACCATCGTCGGCACTCGCGAAAGGCTGAGCGTGGGTTGAGCAATGTAGTTGCGCGGATTCGCCTGAATCCGCTTCGCAAACTCCGCCTGATCTTCCTTGGTGGAATGCGGACCAATCAGCATTCCATAGCCTCCCGACTCGTTCGCGGCCTTGACTACCAATTCCGGCAAATGCTCGAGCACATACGCCAAATCCCCCGGCTCGTCACAGATGTAGGTGGGCACGTTGGGAAGAATGGCATCCTCGCCGGTATAATACTTGATGACCCGGGGAATGTAAGCATAGACCACCTTGTCATCCGCCACTCCTGTCCCCGGCGCGTTCGCCAAGGCCACGTTGCCCGCTTTGTAGACCTCCATGATGCCTGGAACACCCAGCATGGAATCAGGACGGAAAGCCTCAGGATCCAGGAAGTCGTCGTCAATCCGACGATAGATCACATCAACGCGCTCCAATCCATGCGTGGTGCGCATCCACACGTAACCATCCGAAACCACCAAGTCGCCCCCTTCGACCAGTTCCACGCCCATCTGCTGGGCTAAGAACGAGTGTTCGAAATACGCGGAATTAAACATCCCGGGAGTCAGCAAGACAACGCGCGGCGAGCTCACCCCTTCCGGTGCCAGCGAATCCAACATGTCTCGCAGCCGGATCGGATAGCTTGCCACCGGGCGGATCCGAGACGACGCGAAAATCTCGGGAAACAGGCTCTTCATCAGATGCCGGTTTTCCAGAACGTAGGAAACCCCGGACGGACAGCGCAGGTTGTCCTCCAAGACATAAATCTGGCCATCCCGATGCCGGACCAAGTCGGTCCCCGTAATGTGACACCAAACCCCACGCGGAGGATTGATCCCGATGCACTGCTGGCGGAACCCCTTGGAGGAAAGGATGACATGTTCAGGGACTACTCCATCCTTAATGATTTTCTGATCGTGATAGAGATCGTCGAGAAAGAGGTTGAGAGCTCCGATCCGCTGCTTAAGGCCCCGGTCAATCCGATCCCACTCTGTGGCAGGAACGATTCGGGGAATCAGGTCGAACGGCAAAGTTTTCTCTACCCCCGCGGTTTCACCGTACACATTGAAGGTGATCCCCATCTGGACCAGGGCCCGATCGGCGGCTCGCTGGCGCAAATTCAGCTCCCCTTCAGGTAGGGATGCCATGTTGCGGGCCAAGGGTTTAGCTGCGGCCCGTGGTTCACCACTCTCTCCGAACATTTCGTCGAAGAACCCTTCGATATTATAATTGGCGAGGTTCATGGAACAAACGCGTTCATGAGTCGAATTCTTGTTTTCGATCAATTCTCTTGCTGCTTTCGATACCGCCCAAGCAACTCCAATGCCTGACCTGGGAACCCTCGATTGGCGGAGGATTCGAAGTCGATCGCCCCGACTGCATGTTGAGAAATAGACCGCATGCTCAAAGCCCAACACCGTCCAAGTGACCTAGAAACCGCAGCCCCGCGACCTGACCTGGTGGTAGCGGCCGCCCCCTAGTAGGCAGTCGCCTTAGACTCCGCCGCAACACTTCTTATGCTTTTTTCCACTCCCGCATGGACACGGGTCGTTGCGACCCACCTTCGCGGGAGCCACATAGGGCACTGGCTTGGGAGAGAGTTCTTCCGCCCATCCCGGAGAAAACTCAGGAGGCTCCGGCTCATCGTCGCCAAACAT
This genomic stretch from Verrucomicrobiales bacterium harbors:
- a CDS encoding circularly permuted type 2 ATP-grasp protein; translated protein: MNLANYNIEGFFDEMFGESGEPRAAAKPLARNMASLPEGELNLRQRAADRALVQMGITFNVYGETAGVEKTLPFDLIPRIVPATEWDRIDRGLKQRIGALNLFLDDLYHDQKIIKDGVVPEHVILSSKGFRQQCIGINPPRGVWCHITGTDLVRHRDGQIYVLEDNLRCPSGVSYVLENRHLMKSLFPEIFASSRIRPVASYPIRLRDMLDSLAPEGVSSPRVVLLTPGMFNSAYFEHSFLAQQMGVELVEGGDLVVSDGYVWMRTTHGLERVDVIYRRIDDDFLDPEAFRPDSMLGVPGIMEVYKAGNVALANAPGTGVADDKVVYAYIPRVIKYYTGEDAILPNVPTYICDEPGDLAYVLEHLPELVVKAANESGGYGMLIGPHSTKEDQAEFAKRIQANPRNYIAQPTLSLSRVPTMVGDHLEGRHVDLRPYVLYGKEIFVLPGGLTRVALKKGSLVVNSSQGGGSKDTWVLAERPLDDGELEPVARQPQSLSQTQTPGQSQSQSQSQSQTQAPVGVPSPC
- a CDS encoding alpha-E domain-containing protein — translated: MLSRVADSIYWMSRYVERAENVARFIDVNLNLMLDAPSGADQQWEPLVNTTGDHELFAKRYGKPTQHNVIHFLTFDRENPNSMISCLRSARENARSVREIISSEMWLQLNKFYLMVNDAASSERHTESPHDFYTQVKLSSHLFTGVTEATMTHGEPWHFCRLGRKLERADKTSRILDVKYFILLRSVAEVGTAFDDIQWAAVLRSASAFEMYRKRHGRISPKGIVHFLLLDSEFPRAIRFCLNCAQDSLHRISGTPIGSFKNNAERLMGQLSSDLAYVNVDEILNQGLHEYLDDLQNRVNAIGGSVFDTFFARQSAVAPTLARRGLSQ